AATGTCAGAACTGGAACAGGAAGAAAACAGGAGATTCCAAAACGGAACGTTATTTCCCGTTTATCACGGAAGCGCTAAAAACAATCTGGGGATTCGGCAGCTTATAGAAGTGATTGCCAGTAAGTTTTATTCATCAACGCCTGAAGGTCAATCTGAACTATGCGGGCAGGTTTTTAAGATTGAATATTCAGAGAAAAGGCGGCGTTTTGTTTATGTGCGTATATATAGCGGAACATTGCATTTGAGGGATGTTATTAAAATATCTGAAAAAGAGAAAATAAAAATCACAGAGATGTGTGTTCCGACAAACGGTGAATTATGTTCATCCGATACAGCCTGCTCTGGTGATATTGTAATTTTACCAAATGATGTTTTGCAGCTAAACAGTATTTTGGGGAACGAAATGCTGTTGCCGCAGAGAACATTTATTGAAAATCCTCTCCCTATGCTCCAAACAACGATTGCAGCAAAGAAATCTGAACAGCGGGAAATATTGCTTGGGGCACTTACAGAAATTTCAGATGGCGACCCTCTTTTAAAATATTATGTGGATACTACAACGCATGAGATTATACTTTCTTTTTTGGGGAAAGTGCAGATGGAAGTCATTTGTGCCATCCTTGAGGAAAAATATCATGTGGAGGCAGAAATAAAAGAGCCTACTGTTATATATATGGAAAGACCGCTTAGAAAAGCAGAATATACCATCCACATAGAAGTCCCGCCAAATCCTTTCTGGGCTTCTGTCGGGTTGTCCATAGAGCCGCTCCCTATTGGAAGTGGAGTGCAGTATGAAAGCAGAGTTTCACTTGGATATTTAAACCAATCGTTCCAAAATGCGGTTATGGAGGGGGTTCTTTATGGCTGCGAGCAGGGGCTGTATGGATGGAAAGTGACAGACTGTAAAATCTGTTTTGAATATGGATTGTATTATAGTCCTGTAAGTACCCCCGCAGACTTTCGGCTGCTTTCCCCTATCGTATTGGAGCAGGCTTTAAAAAAAGCAGGGACAGAACTATTAGAGCCATATCTCCACTTTGAAATTTATGCACCGCAGGAATATCTCTCACGGGCGTATCATGATGCTCCAAGGTATTGTGCAGATATTGTAAGTACTCAGATAAAGAATGACGAGGTCATTCTGAAAGGAGAAATCCCTGCTAGATGTATTCAAGAATACAGGAACGATTTAACTTATTTCACAAATGGGCAGGGAGTCTGCTTGACAGAGTTAAAAGGATACCAGCCAGCTACTGGTAAACTTATTTGCCAACCCCGCCGCCCGAATAGCCGTATAGATAAGGTTCGGCATATGTTCCACAAGTTAGCCTAACAGCTTGCGAAAGTCGTATAAAATGAGAAAGGAGAATGTAACTTCATGTTTTCTAAAAATTCAAAGGCATATTCTGTCTATCTGCTGTTCCGATTTGTCTATTCCCTGGCGGCTTCTATGGCCACAGTGCTTTCCATCGTGTACCACCTGGAGGTGGTGCAGCTGGATGCTTTTCAGCTTGTCCTGGTGGGGACTGTTCTGGAAACCTCCTGCTTTCTGTTCGAGATACCCACCGGTGTGGTGGCGGATTTGTATAGCCGTCGGCGCTCGGTGCTGATTGGAATGTTCCTCTACGGCCTGGGCTTTCTGATGGAGGGTGCGCTGCCGTGGTTCGCGACGGTTCTGCTGGCCCAGGTTGTCTGGGGTTGCGGTGATACCTTCATCACCGGCGCTCTGGAGGCGTGGATTGCCTCGGAGGAAGAGGACAAGCCCATGGATAAGGTGTTCCTGCGTGGCATTCAAATGGGGCAAATCGGCGGCGTTCTGGGCGTGGTGCTGGGCACACTGCTGGGAAACATAAACCTGCAAATGCCTATCATCTTGGGGGGCAGTTTGTGCTTGCTGCTGGGGCTGGTGCTGGTTCGCATCATGCCAGAAACCAACTTCTCCCCTGCTATTGAGGAACGGCAGGGCTTGCTTAAAGACTTTGTCTGCCTGTTCAAGCTCAACCTGGGCTTTGTGAAAGGCGCACCTGTGTTGCTGGCGCTCTTAGCAATCACACTGTGCGGGGGACTTGCCAGTGAAGGCTTTGACCGGCTCTCCAC
The nucleotide sequence above comes from Clostridium sp. M62/1. Encoded proteins:
- the tet(40) gene encoding tetracycline efflux MFS transporter Tet(40), whose amino-acid sequence is MFSKNSKAYSVYLLFRFVYSLAASMATVLSIVYHLEVVQLDAFQLVLVGTVLETSCFLFEIPTGVVADLYSRRRSVLIGMFLYGLGFLMEGALPWFATVLLAQVVWGCGDTFITGALEAWIASEEEDKPMDKVFLRGIQMGQIGGVLGVVLGTLLGNINLQMPIILGGSLCLLLGLVLVRIMPETNFSPAIEERQGLLKDFVCLFKLNLGFVKGAPVLLALLAITLCGGLASEGFDRLSTAHFLDDTVIPVIGPLNSVTWFGVISLIGNGLGILASQLLIARMEKKGTVSRTSVVMSTSAGYILCLVLFAVGRSFWFMLLMFLLAGLMRTIKEPVLAAWMNDHVEEKMRATVFSTSGQLDSFGQIIGGPIVGLVAQQVSIPWGLVCTAFLLLPALFLVPVAGKKRD